Genomic DNA from Niallia circulans:
ATGGGATAGAATCGTTTGAAGTAAAAATGGACGGGTTGCTGACAAAGCTTTTAAAGGGTGCAATGAACTTCGTTAATTCCTTTGTTATTATTATGCTGATTCCATTCATTACCTTTTATATGTTGAAGGATTTCGAAGCAGTAAAAAGGGCGGCATGGCAATTGACTCCAAGCAAATGGCGGGAAAGCAGTGTCCTGTTTTTGAAGGATGTGAACCTTTCATTAGGAAGCTACATAAGGGGACAGCTGCTTGTTTGCTTAATCATTGGCGGTATATCGTCCATCTCCTTTTATTTCTTTGGCATGAAATATCCACTTGTGTTAGGAATCGTTATTGGTATTACGAATGTTATCCCGTACTTTGGACCAATCATTGGAGCCGTTCCTGCCGTGATTATTGCCAGTACAATGTCTGTGAAAATGCTCCTTATTGTCATCATAATCATTGTTGTGCTTCAGTTTTTAGAAGGAAATGTTCTATCACCCTTCATTGTTGGGAAAAGCCTGCATATGCATCCCCTTTTTATTATGTTTGCCTTATTGCTTGGCGGGGAGATTGGCGGAATTGTCGGAATGGTCATAGCTGTTCCCCTTTTGTCTATTTTGAAAGTAGCTA
This window encodes:
- a CDS encoding AI-2E family transporter, coding for MEIRVKWYYRLAFTLLLFIVLFIFFKLSPIWTPIVQLVMKVIFPFILGAFITYLLHPVVEKIHEKGLHRGLAVALIYILFFGGVGYGLYKCIPIFIDQMRELTESAPELANQYRSWIDFIQERTKAWPENMQTKVDNGIESFEVKMDGLLTKLLKGAMNFVNSFVIIMLIPFITFYMLKDFEAVKRAAWQLTPSKWRESSVLFLKDVNLSLGSYIRGQLLVCLIIGGISSISFYFFGMKYPLVLGIVIGITNVIPYFGPIIGAVPAVIIASTMSVKMLLIVIIIIVVLQFLEGNVLSPFIVGKSLHMHPLFIMFALLLGGEIGGIVGMVIAVPLLSILKVAIIHLRVHFGKSNKLDAMK